A region of the Salvia splendens isolate huo1 chromosome 11, SspV2, whole genome shotgun sequence genome:
aacttagtcatttttgcttcaagacaaatttcacatttatcttgattatccacttcattagcctttagtaaatctaaattcactaatcttttaatggcttttgaatttacatgtcccaatctacaatgccacaaatttgaagactcggtcaaataagaggaagtagatgcctTATTattattggccaatggctttgcaacactgcgagttgctacactaagcttgaaaagcccgtcggttacataaccttttccgagggattttccaaacttatacaagacaaacctatcagactcaaatacaagtttaaaccctttattaactagtattgatcctgacactaggttcttgcggatgtccgggacatgcagcacatccttcaacgtgatagttaggccagacgtcatcatgagaatcaatttgccaacgccgaggacttcggacgatgcttgattccccatgttgattttcctcccttcgacagcagtgtaggaggcaaacttgctcctgtcggagcaaacatgtgcagtagcgcccgtatcaatataccagccaccattgttgttgttaacaaggttgacctcttcagtgaccacagcaatgaggtcgttttcattccagtctttgaactccttctcaacgacgtgggcagccggcttcttcttcttgctgcggcagtcctttgcaaagtggccttgtttgccacacttgtagcagtcgccttcaaacttctttgaaggctgctttcccttcccttgtcatttggacggtttgggcgagggcgtttgttggagggtccgccccgctccaacagattggccttgGCTACATTTGGGGTGaatcccttagccttttgatcacttttgcgcacgtcggcctcgatgcgcaacttcacgatcaagtcttcaagggtcatctgctttcgcttgtgcttgagataactcttgaagtccttccaacttggagggagcttgtcaatgatcgtgcaccttaggaatttgtcgggcaaggtcatcccttcagccactaatgagtggatgatcatttggagctcttggacttgctccatgacgggtcgagagtcgaccattttgtagtccataaatttggaagctacaacttgctccgtccctgcagcattatctatgctatacttcttttctaggttttcccacatttgtttagatgtggttacattggagtatacattgtacaaactatcatctaaagcacttagaatgaaatttttacaaaggtaatctcctttcctccaagcttcataatctgccatgacttcgagcctagtctcttggtcgcttggtgcgggcggctcgttctccgtgaggaagttggcgacgcccaatgttgtcaagtagaacaacatcttctggtaccaccgcttgaagtcagatcctccaaactttggtggcttctcggcgggtggcatcattcttggtgccataggtgccgcacttggtccattgaaggaaccaattccgttgcccccgaaggagccaacaacttggttgggcatagagccccccatgttcgtgttgggcatagtaccccccacattcgtgttgggcatagtgccccccacattcgtgttgatcccggaagatccaacaccagtattgagcccgaaggcaccaacactcgatccattaaaggatccgaaggaaccactaaaagtggaaccaaccgaaccaccaaaggtggaaccagtggacgccccgaaggggttgtcccaaacccaagggacggtggatgaggcagctgggaagccgggggttggcatcatcgagggaatcgatgaagtgttgaccggtccagtggtcgccatggtggagggaatggcggaggtggtggtggcagcagcagtgttggattccgtcgacatctccagcaaatgattaagtttcgaaagtttttagttcagtttaaaaggtccaaatcccttcaaaggcaagttatctcgtcttgcgattgttggtttctggtgattacaagagataacaaaaccgggcgtaatacaacccaaaagaaagaaaaggagaaactgaactaaataaaattacagcgtaagaattcgaaacaaagaaccgtgaactaagtttagccgagtcgaggaggcctcttcccgcaagacgagatacgccccggtagtgctcttcggtttggcgtgtcgtccccaaaggtaaaacggctacgtctctattgatgcagcaccgcaatcgctagagctccggcgaactggatggaggagagagcagagcttcgacagaaagacaatgcagagagagggagagagcttatgcagagaatgcttgtatgtgtgtcctaatgcagtggtatggctagcctatttataggtcaagccaccatgcagggtcaaccgagccatgaaggctcatcatggcagattcgtaaccgacgtcggttacgagcgtgtggcaggcgtgtgcctttcgcatgtggagcgtgtggatttctcacgtggcagccgtgactgtgcctcgcttgacgacgtgtcaagccacttggattgctgactcggcagtggtccaaaaagaatagtttgggccaagccccaagcccaaagaccacccaaagaccaattgccaagatccaagtccaagatcgagatcaagatcgggcccgggcccgaggcccgcgcacgggctcgggctcgggcggggcgggcggcggtggcggcgcgcgcgcgtgcgcgcgtgtgggctttttcacccatcttgatccactataattattaagtaacataaagtcacttaatttaaacacattaaagatgtattaatcttccaatgtgggataattaacactagttaattattccctaagcacatgctccaagctttaattaaaagctaattatgcccaactttaatccactatttctcactcaccggaaatcggatttgagaaagtgaatatattacatttatctacataaaatgtagatcgacgctatgtcatttaatttcacaaaattaaatgtctcgtcacatttattctttggtcaaaaccattgaccggacatatttaatccatgatttttacagtaatatttttaaagatacgaaaattattaaaatatattgaCTTATTATTAACAAAAGGTGAAGCTTAAAAGAAATATGTACTCATTTAGGAAATAATCAACTCCTTCAGACCATGGAACAAAGTCCAATTAGATATAGCCGACACTAAGACAAACATAATACCGTGATACAACAAAAACATGATGAATTCAAATCAttattcgggtttcggttcggtttttcgcCCTAACCGAACCGAACCTGAAAAACTGAATTTCGCCTAAAACTAAAATCGAACCGAAACtgaaaaccgaaaaactgaaaaccgaacttaaaaacccgaactaaaccgaaaaaccgaaattatataaaaaaccaaaaaatcgaaaaaccttAAATCGAAAACTGAATTAAAAAACCAAAaatctggagagaaagaaaatagTATAGAAACTTAGAAATTTTCAACCTACAAAACATAacatgataaaaatgataatatccCTAATCCATCAAAGGCATCAACCAACAAATACAAATATGCAATCAACATTCCACAATAAAAAACATCAACCAAAATGTCTTCAATAGTTTCAACACATTACAtcaaaataaatccaaaatgAAGTTCCATGACAAGTCTTCAATATTGTCCAAGTGCAAGCAAGTTTCAACAAATAATGGAGATTGATTAATTTGTTGAATCTTGAGTAGACATCAACGCAATACATACACAAAAAAGAGTTATATAAGTACTATAAATGAAATAATCAATAACAAAAAACTTAAATGTATAAAACTACCTTCTTCTATCTTTTGGacatcttcaagaatttcttcaacACTAAATTTGGAAGATTTGCGAAGCCAATTTTGACCACAAACAAGATACTCGACAACTTTAGGACTTAAAGAGCTCATAAATGGATCAAGAACTCGGCCACCGGTGCTAAAAGCGGACTCAGATGCTACAGTGGAGATATGAACTGCTAGAATATCACGAGCGGATTGGGAGAGTACATgatatttatattcattatttttccaCCAATCCAAAAGGTCAAATTTTGGCCCACCACTCTCAATATCCTCCTTAAGATATTTATGTACATCATTGACTTCATCCTGCCTTTGGTGAAAAGTCTCATACAAGGAACCCACCATTTTCATAGCATTCTTCAATACATCACTATCATCGCGTGTagcattcaatttcaattctgCATGTCCTACATTTTGTTGGACAATTGACTGTCTGTAATCACCACACATGTTAACTAATTCAGCCTCAACTTCATTTCCAAATGAGTTAGCCAACTCCTCATCGTACATATGTGCCAACACAAGTTTCACCAACTTCAACTTGTATCGAGGATCAACAACAACAGCCATGAAAATGAGCTTATTCATCTTCCTAGGATTCCCCCAATACTTGTcaaatttttctttcattttctttgcCATGATACTCAATTCAAAATCATCATCCTCTATGAAAGCCTTCAACAATGCATGCACTTTGTAaatctcatgaagaaataaattagatGTAACATATAAAGATCCAGAAATCCTATTAGTTGCCTCATAAAAAATCCTCAAGAAATTCAACATTAATTTTGCTTTCCTCCAATCTTCCTCTTTTGGCACCCCGTGAACTCTATCTCCATCCACATCCtcattctcatcatcatcatcatcatcaacttcAAGATCCTTATGCCTTACTTCAAGATCCTTTTTATATGATGAGTCTATCAACTCATACCTATAGAAAGTTTTCTCAAAAGTTGTCGCAACTTCCAACATGAAGAATGTTGAGTTCCATCGAGTTGCAACATCTAAGCACAACATGCTCTTACTAGATATTTTTTCTAGTTCACAACACTCCTTAAATTTGCCTAGCCTTGTAGATGAGTGCCTAATaaaccgaactgcatttctgaTTTTCTTCACCGAAGGCCCAATCTCTTTCAAGCCTTTTTGCACCACTAAATTGAATATATGAGCAATGCACCTCATATGCATATAGTCACAATTTCCTACACTTTCCCCCCATTGCCTAATAGTTCTTTTCAAATAAACCAATGTAGTATTATTCGAAGAAGTATTATCAACAGTAATCGTGAACACCTTATTGATTCCCCAATCATGCAAGCACTTCTCAATTTCCAAACCAATATTTATACCTTTATCACTAGAAATTGGACAAAAATTAATAACCTTTTTGTTCGATTTCCAATCATTATCAATATAGTGAGCAGTCAAACACATGTAGTTCACCTTTTGACAAGAAGTCCATGTATCTGTGGTAAGACACACTCTTTGGTTGGCCGATTTAAGCAATGTCATGAGCAATTTCTTTTCATCTTCATAGAACTTAAAACAATCACGTGAAACTGACCATCTTAAAAGTATTTAAACTGAGGACATGACTTCAAACAAAAGTATTTAAAACCCTCCCCTTCAACAAACTTAAAAGGCAACTCATCCAAAATGATCATATAAGCTAAAGCTTTCCTAACCTCTTCTTGCTCAAAATTCCAACTACTAAGTGATGAGCTTTGACCAGATTGTAACACCAACCGTGTTTGCCTAGGACCTGTAGTTGAAATTTTATTGCATTTACTCAAATGTGCTTTAAGTGAAGAAGTGTCATTCTTAGATTCTCCACACAATGTTTTCGCACAATGCACACACTTagctctctgtttcttattgTTATCTAAGAACGGAGTAAAATGATCCCAAACCTCTGATCTTTTCTCCATAGTTTTCCTCTTTTTTGCCTCTCCTTTGTCTTGAGGATCCTCAGATGGAGTATCTTCAGTTGCATCATTTTCGATGGTATCTCCAACCGCTTCACTTTCATCAGAGATACTTAGCAATCAATTTGCAACTTAGCAATCAATTTGCAACTTAACAATACATAAATTACatcaaaattaatgaataaCTTACATTACAACTTGATGCTGAATAATCTATGTTGTAGAGTGGAGAAAAACCGTCTGCCTTTTACTTACTAAATCTGAAATCTGCAAGTACGAACGAAATATGTCAAAATTAGCATAACAGTATAACACTTTCTTCTTCTAAACAGCAGCAGTGGCTGCCATTTAACAACTACATttaatctaaaatttaat
Encoded here:
- the LOC121754705 gene encoding zinc finger BED domain-containing protein RICESLEEPER 2-like — its product is MCLTAHYIDNDWKSNKKVINFCPISSDKGINIGLEIEKCLHDWGINKVFTITVDNTSSNNTTLVYLKRTIRQWGESVGNCDYMHMRCIAHIFNLVVQKGLKEIGPSVKKIRNAVRFIRHSSTRLGKFKECCELEKISSKSMLCLDVATRWNSTFFMLEVATTFEKTFYRYELIDSSYKKDLEVRHKDLEVDDDDDDENEDVDGDRVHGVPKEEDWRKAKLMLNFLRIFYEATNRISGSLYVTSNLFLHEIYKVHALLKAFIEDDDFELSIMAKKMKEKFDKYWGNPRKMNKLIFMAVVVDPRYKLKLVKLVLAHMYDEELANSFGNEVEAELVNMCGDYRQSIVQQNVGHAELKLNATRDDSDVLKNAMKMVGSLYETFHQRQDEVNDVHKYLKEDIESGGPKFDLLDCI